One stretch of candidate division KSB1 bacterium DNA includes these proteins:
- a CDS encoding TonB-dependent receptor, with product MLLARVKLSALGRVVTLIVVMATLVLLPGVGLAQSGSISGKVTDVKSGESLPGAQVLVQGTNRGAASDVNGVYTIRGVPPGTYTVEARFIGYATQQVRVTVVAGQQATADFQLKQSLLQLGEVVVTGQGVAVEKRQLPTAVATLSAQEIELAPVKSVDQLLQGRVPGLTSLVPTGMPGTGARIQTRGLKSVVTNSTPVIYVDGVRVDNNDNFRLAFGTGGQVSSSLADLVTGEIDRVEVIKGGASSTLYGSEAANGVIQIFTKKGIPGQARWRFNVTSGFDVPEHKFTYEQFTKDLFYRNNGVYQSYTAGVTGGTETFSYNVSGKMFDNRGMVVQDKLFDKQYNLATGMRAIMSQNADIEFSASYTRSQFGTLFNDNSTIAPLSALELEANFRLAQRNKQNLDSLLNLYLLPDLREAVNRFITSVNVNYSPHARWKNKFTLGLDYRKNEARHFAPIESQPIVGTVGGFLRVSYRDYLTVTLGYTGSYTAPKIGPITQTISVGAQGFRVEDRENFGSGTTFRIPGTTDFGNASVIAADESNRQLFNGGLFVTDQIGLYDRLFLDIGARFDGNSAFGKDVGIQTYPKAGLAYNVSDESFYPKFLKPYLGTLKVRAAIGQTGNFPSPFVRDRSYVSNSFLNEAAVNFGNPGDLKLAPEKTTSVDYGFDAGILDDRVSFEFSVFNQKTKDALFNVATDPASGFGTQQRNVGEIENKGIEASLRANVLNWDNLEMDVRVSYATLKNKVVDLGDSPPFSIAGFAFAPQRVEEGYPVGVYQVNVPVPDADGVFRGAVTIERRGNPTPKQTGSIALDLKVLKKISIYGLAEFARGHFVLNQLLSRHIVRSQSGDIVYPEDYAKVPGELNPTTNRKPYDRNTASAILLEKGDWFKIREVSLRYQLPRVVGVNSLAVTAAVRNFAILGTKTWFADPELSFIRAGGNLEIGGIVGANPSPPKQFRFGLDVSL from the coding sequence ATGTTACTCGCGAGGGTAAAGTTATCCGCATTAGGCCGTGTTGTCACACTCATCGTCGTGATGGCAACGCTGGTCTTGCTTCCCGGAGTTGGGCTGGCTCAAAGCGGCTCGATCAGCGGGAAAGTGACTGATGTGAAATCCGGCGAGAGCCTGCCGGGCGCGCAGGTTTTGGTGCAAGGCACAAATCGCGGCGCCGCCAGCGATGTCAATGGCGTTTATACGATTCGTGGTGTGCCGCCCGGAACGTACACCGTTGAAGCGCGGTTTATCGGCTACGCTACGCAACAAGTTCGCGTGACGGTTGTCGCCGGCCAACAAGCCACCGCCGACTTTCAGCTCAAGCAGAGCTTGTTGCAACTGGGCGAAGTGGTGGTGACCGGGCAAGGTGTTGCCGTTGAGAAGCGCCAGCTTCCGACCGCGGTGGCCACGCTCTCGGCGCAAGAAATCGAGTTGGCGCCGGTCAAGTCGGTTGATCAGCTTTTGCAAGGCCGGGTTCCGGGCTTGACTTCGCTGGTGCCGACCGGCATGCCGGGCACCGGCGCGCGCATTCAGACGCGCGGCTTGAAAAGCGTGGTGACGAACTCGACGCCGGTCATTTACGTTGACGGCGTGCGCGTTGACAATAACGATAATTTCCGTCTCGCCTTTGGCACCGGCGGCCAGGTGAGTTCCTCGCTGGCGGATCTCGTGACCGGTGAAATCGACCGCGTCGAAGTGATCAAAGGCGGCGCCTCCTCAACGCTTTATGGCTCGGAAGCGGCCAACGGCGTCATTCAGATTTTCACCAAAAAGGGCATCCCCGGCCAGGCGCGTTGGCGTTTCAATGTGACCTCGGGCTTTGATGTGCCGGAGCACAAATTTACCTATGAGCAATTCACCAAAGACCTGTTCTATCGCAACAACGGCGTGTATCAATCCTACACTGCCGGGGTGACCGGTGGCACGGAAACTTTCAGCTACAACGTTTCCGGAAAAATGTTTGACAACCGCGGCATGGTGGTGCAGGACAAGCTGTTTGACAAGCAATACAATCTCGCCACCGGCATGAGGGCGATCATGTCGCAAAATGCGGATATCGAGTTTTCCGCGAGCTATACGCGCAGCCAATTCGGCACGCTGTTCAACGACAACAGCACGATCGCGCCTTTGAGCGCTTTGGAATTGGAAGCCAACTTCCGCCTGGCGCAGCGCAACAAGCAAAATCTCGACAGTCTGCTTAATCTCTACCTGCTTCCGGATTTGCGCGAAGCGGTCAACCGTTTCATCACTTCGGTGAATGTCAATTATTCGCCGCATGCGCGCTGGAAAAATAAATTCACGCTCGGCCTGGATTATCGCAAAAATGAAGCGCGCCACTTTGCGCCGATCGAATCGCAACCGATTGTCGGAACCGTTGGCGGTTTCCTGCGCGTGTCGTATCGTGATTATCTGACGGTAACGTTGGGCTACACCGGCTCTTACACCGCGCCGAAAATCGGCCCGATCACGCAAACGATTTCCGTTGGCGCGCAAGGGTTTCGCGTCGAAGATCGCGAGAATTTCGGCTCCGGCACGACGTTCCGAATTCCCGGCACCACCGACTTCGGCAATGCCTCGGTTATCGCGGCCGACGAAAGCAACCGCCAGCTTTTTAACGGCGGACTTTTTGTGACGGATCAAATCGGCCTGTACGACCGGCTGTTTTTGGATATCGGCGCGCGTTTTGACGGCAACTCGGCCTTCGGCAAAGACGTCGGCATTCAAACCTATCCCAAAGCCGGACTGGCCTATAACGTTTCTGATGAAAGTTTTTATCCCAAATTTCTCAAGCCGTATCTTGGCACGCTGAAAGTGCGCGCTGCCATCGGACAAACCGGCAATTTCCCCTCGCCGTTCGTCCGTGACCGCTCCTACGTCTCGAACTCCTTTTTGAACGAAGCCGCCGTCAATTTCGGCAACCCCGGCGACCTCAAGTTGGCGCCGGAAAAGACCACCTCAGTCGATTACGGTTTTGATGCGGGCATCTTGGATGATCGCGTCTCGTTCGAATTTTCCGTCTTCAATCAGAAAACCAAGGATGCGTTGTTCAACGTTGCCACCGACCCGGCCTCGGGTTTCGGCACGCAGCAACGCAACGTCGGCGAGATCGAGAACAAAGGCATCGAAGCCTCGCTGCGCGCCAATGTGTTGAACTGGGATAATCTCGAGATGGACGTTCGCGTGTCTTATGCGACGCTGAAAAACAAAGTCGTCGACCTCGGCGACTCCCCGCCATTTTCCATCGCCGGCTTTGCCTTTGCGCCGCAGCGCGTGGAAGAGGGTTATCCGGTTGGTGTGTACCAAGTCAACGTACCGGTGCCGGACGCCGATGGTGTGTTTAGAGGCGCTGTCACCATCGAGCGCAGAGGCAATCCGACGCCGAAGCAAACCGGCTCGATTGCGCTTGATTTGAAGGTTTTGAAGAAAATTTCGATCTATGGCCTGGCCGAATTCGCGCGCGGCCATTTCGTTTTGAATCAATTATTGTCGCGCCACATCGTCCGCAGCCAAAGTGGCGACATCGTTTACCCCGAAGATTACGCCAAAGTGCCGGGCGAGCTTAATCCCACCACGAACCGGAAACCGTATGATCGTAATACTGCCTCGGCCATTTTGTTGGAAAAAGGTGATTGGTTCAAAATCCGTGAAGTGTCGTTGCGCTATCAGCTTCCGCGCGTGGTCGGTGTGAATAGCCTGGCGGTGACCGCCGCGGTGAGAAATTTTGCGATTCTCGGAACCAAAACGTGGTTTGCCGATCCGGAGCTGAGCTTCATCCGCGCCGGCGGCAACCTCGAAATCGGCGGGATTGTCGGCGCGAATCCCTCGCCACCCAAGCAATTCCGCTTTGGCCTCGACGTTTCACTTTAG